In Paenibacillus algicola, a genomic segment contains:
- a CDS encoding LacI family DNA-binding transcriptional regulator yields the protein MVSIKDIARRAGVSISTVSYALNGNPKVTEETSKRILAVAKELNYVPNAAARTLKKRETRIIGAFLTTFEGAFYGKLLQGMKEEMNKRGYDLVICSGTQSHRMLPEGILDGAIILDRLFSDEELLLHANRGHKLVVLDRELKHDNIVQVLLDNKAGATFAMEYLIRNGHQKLYAVTGPEGSFDSEQRLGAARQTVERGGPLITYKEIPGNFDKASGEAAALRIISEYDGPVGVFCLNDEMAIGMYQALRGTPYRVGEHIHVVGFDHIDITDYVQPRMATIDYSERRWGAVAAEQLIKLVEGDSSAQHERIYVGLVEGESVGPASAGM from the coding sequence ATGGTAAGCATCAAGGACATAGCCAGGCGTGCGGGAGTATCGATTTCGACTGTATCCTATGCGCTCAATGGCAATCCCAAAGTCACCGAGGAGACGAGTAAACGGATTCTTGCCGTGGCGAAAGAGTTGAATTATGTGCCGAACGCGGCCGCTCGCACCCTGAAGAAGCGGGAGACGCGAATTATTGGTGCGTTCCTGACGACTTTTGAAGGCGCTTTTTACGGCAAGCTGCTTCAAGGAATGAAGGAAGAAATGAACAAGCGGGGCTACGATCTCGTCATTTGCAGTGGAACACAATCGCATCGGATGCTGCCTGAAGGTATACTGGACGGTGCGATTATCCTCGATCGCCTATTCTCAGATGAGGAGCTGCTTCTGCATGCGAATCGGGGGCATAAGCTCGTGGTGCTCGACCGGGAGCTCAAGCATGATAATATCGTGCAGGTGCTGCTGGACAACAAAGCCGGCGCGACGTTTGCCATGGAGTATTTAATCCGCAATGGTCATCAGAAGCTGTACGCGGTGACGGGCCCGGAAGGTTCGTTCGACTCTGAACAACGTCTTGGCGCGGCCCGGCAGACGGTGGAGAGGGGAGGCCCGCTTATCACTTATAAGGAGATCCCGGGTAATTTTGATAAGGCAAGCGGCGAGGCGGCAGCCTTGCGGATTATATCGGAGTACGACGGGCCCGTAGGCGTCTTCTGTCTCAACGACGAGATGGCGATCGGTATGTACCAGGCTTTGAGAGGAACACCCTATCGGGTCGGCGAGCATATTCATGTGGTCGGCTTCGACCATATTGACATTACGGATTATGTACAGCCGCGCATGGCTACCATCGATTACTCCGAACGGCGTTGGGGGGCTGTAGCGGCAGAGCAGCTTATCAAGCTGGTCGAAGGCGACAGCTCCGCGCAGCATGAACGAATTTACGTCGGTCTGGTTGAAGGAGAATCTGTAGGGCCGGCGAGCGCTGGCATGTAA
- a CDS encoding CheR family methyltransferase has translation MIQITDQEFQQLVHYIKQHYGIHLKAEKRTLVMGRLGSVLQQLRMNSFTEYIEYVQADPTGQASRLLADKISTNHTFFMREPEHFLLFRDQVLPSLVHQARDQDLRVWSAGCSTGEEPYTLAMIMDEYFGLEKSEWDTRVLATDLSSKVLDTCRAGLYEEEKLQALPAPWRKAYFQAAGPGKFKVAKKLQQEVIFRRFNLMEPVFPFKKKFHVIFCRNVMIYFDAVTKRQLVEKFYEWMEPGGYLFIGHSETLDREHTKFKYMMPAVYRKEG, from the coding sequence ATGATTCAAATTACAGATCAGGAGTTTCAGCAGCTCGTGCATTATATTAAGCAGCATTACGGCATTCATCTGAAGGCCGAGAAGAGAACGCTGGTCATGGGGCGCTTGGGAAGTGTGCTGCAGCAACTGAGGATGAACAGCTTTACGGAATATATCGAATATGTGCAAGCCGATCCAACGGGGCAGGCCTCGCGTCTGCTGGCAGACAAAATTTCCACGAACCACACGTTTTTTATGCGCGAGCCAGAGCATTTTTTGTTGTTCCGGGATCAGGTTCTGCCGAGTCTGGTGCATCAAGCCAGGGATCAGGATCTGCGGGTATGGAGTGCAGGCTGCTCTACGGGCGAGGAGCCGTACACGCTTGCCATGATCATGGACGAGTATTTTGGCTTGGAGAAGTCGGAGTGGGACACCCGGGTGCTCGCCACGGATCTTTCGAGCAAGGTGCTGGATACCTGCAGGGCAGGTCTGTACGAGGAGGAGAAGCTGCAAGCGCTGCCGGCTCCGTGGCGCAAGGCTTATTTTCAAGCTGCAGGCCCCGGGAAGTTTAAGGTAGCCAAAAAGCTGCAGCAGGAGGTTATTTTTCGCCGATTTAATCTGATGGAGCCAGTGTTTCCATTTAAAAAGAAGTTCCACGTCATATTTTGCCGGAATGTGATGATCTATTTCGATGCCGTGACCAAGCGCCAGCTTGTGGAAAAGTTTTATGAGTGGATGGAGCCGGGGGGATATCTGTTTATTGGGCATTCAGAAACGCTTGATCGGGAGCATACGAAATTCAAGTATATGATGCCGGCGGTGTACCGAAAGGAGGGGTAA
- a CDS encoding SurA N-terminal domain-containing protein — protein sequence MKKKYLLVPAAGVCALAMMLSMVSASSNNSNSKLISQSFDEMKVTIDKIDKISAVQNQNLASFDTLKVDVEDFIFYKANAQLVAKLKSTEVPSDQYLIDNMLKDKLTAYEAIQQGITVSDEEVQKEIDFQRDVFENQMDLSSPEVQDIYDMMKNRIRITGLSEEEFWKADFVKQGYKDALLEGKLMNSLRGDDRTFETIEDFQKYKEELLTKYKDKVRLNLDVLNNI from the coding sequence ATGAAGAAAAAATATTTACTGGTTCCTGCCGCAGGAGTTTGTGCTTTAGCTATGATGTTATCAATGGTTTCTGCTTCATCTAATAACAGTAATTCAAAATTAATCAGTCAATCATTTGATGAGATGAAAGTAACGATTGATAAGATCGATAAGATCAGTGCTGTACAAAATCAAAATTTGGCATCTTTTGATACACTGAAAGTAGACGTAGAAGACTTTATTTTTTACAAAGCAAATGCACAATTGGTTGCGAAACTGAAAAGTACTGAAGTGCCCAGTGATCAGTATCTAATTGATAATATGCTAAAAGACAAATTAACTGCATATGAAGCTATACAGCAAGGAATTACTGTGAGCGACGAGGAAGTACAAAAAGAGATCGATTTTCAACGAGATGTATTTGAAAATCAAATGGATTTGTCATCTCCAGAAGTACAAGATATTTACGATATGATGAAGAACAGAATCAGAATCACAGGATTATCTGAAGAGGAATTTTGGAAGGCTGATTTCGTTAAACAAGGTTATAAAGATGCATTATTGGAAGGGAAGTTAATGAATTCTTTGCGTGGGGACGATAGAACTTTTGAAACCATTGAAGACTTCCAGAAGTACAAAGAAGAATTATTAACTAAGTATAAGGATAAAGTCAGGTTAAATCTTGACGTACTCAACAACATCTGA
- a CDS encoding chemotaxis protein CheA, translating to MTDSSPIDSLLEMYLFENSTLLEQLENIILECEHVNAYPAAAVHEIFRIMHTIKGSSTMMQFNHIAALSHAMEDLFAYLREREEVLADYSQLSELVLQGSDFIKIELLKLQNGHIADEDSATLTHRITAYLDQLKTSQDPCPATSSEDDHEIGLANLDAPAAGFKAVVFFGNDPGMEGVRAVQLIQSLEDIEANYSYHPKDSLGGAEETAFIRNHGFQLLFQDKHNYSEVHQCIREACGVTAVQLFDSDADSSNHSHHNGKRDHEPTTAPRLAHPSSKNEAEDKVPLAAVERSPMQSASYLSVNVSKLDELMNLIGELVIAESMVSQHPELQGHPLEQFKHAARHLTKITKEIQDKTMSIRMVPLESCFHKMNRVLRDMSKKLDKDIRLQLIGEETEVDKSIIDKITDPLMHLVRNAADHGLETGPEREAAGKARTGTLTLEARNTGSEVMIIVRDDGRGMDRGKLLARAREKNMLYKEEADMSDREVYQLIFMPGFSTKDSISEFSGRGVGMDVVLQNIDSIGGTVFIDSEPGHGSAITIKIPLTLAIIDGMNVKVGSSRFTLPISSIKESFRPQGKDIIRDPDGCEMIMVRGQCYAIIRLYEHFKLHSDVQTVEDGILTMVEVDGQQVCLFADELLAQQQVVIKALPVYIKKLTNLKGIAGCTLLSDGSTSLILDIPHLISH from the coding sequence ATGACTGATTCAAGCCCGATCGATTCACTTCTGGAGATGTATTTGTTTGAAAATTCCACTTTGCTGGAGCAGCTAGAGAATATCATTTTGGAATGCGAGCATGTCAATGCTTACCCGGCAGCAGCCGTCCACGAGATTTTCCGGATCATGCATACGATTAAGGGCTCCTCCACCATGATGCAATTCAATCACATTGCCGCTTTGTCGCATGCGATGGAGGATCTTTTTGCGTATTTAAGGGAACGGGAAGAGGTGCTGGCTGACTATTCCCAGCTGTCCGAGCTCGTGCTTCAAGGCAGTGATTTCATCAAGATCGAGCTGCTCAAGCTGCAAAATGGACATATCGCAGATGAAGACAGCGCGACTCTGACCCACAGAATTACGGCTTATCTGGACCAGCTGAAAACGAGCCAAGACCCATGTCCTGCTACGTCCTCGGAGGATGATCATGAAATCGGTTTAGCGAATCTGGACGCTCCTGCGGCCGGGTTTAAAGCGGTTGTATTTTTCGGCAATGACCCGGGAATGGAAGGTGTAAGAGCTGTTCAGCTTATTCAGAGCCTGGAAGACATCGAAGCGAATTACAGCTATCATCCCAAGGATTCACTAGGGGGAGCAGAAGAGACTGCATTTATCCGGAATCATGGCTTCCAGCTTCTTTTTCAGGATAAGCATAATTACAGTGAGGTGCATCAATGCATCAGAGAGGCTTGCGGCGTGACGGCCGTTCAATTGTTTGACAGTGACGCTGACAGCAGCAACCACAGCCACCACAACGGTAAGCGTGACCATGAACCAACCACAGCTCCTCGCCTGGCACATCCAAGCTCAAAAAATGAAGCGGAGGATAAGGTGCCTCTGGCAGCGGTTGAGCGTTCCCCTATGCAGTCAGCCAGCTATCTGAGCGTAAATGTCAGCAAGCTGGATGAGCTGATGAATCTGATCGGCGAGCTTGTTATTGCGGAATCCATGGTCTCCCAGCATCCGGAGCTTCAAGGGCACCCGCTGGAGCAGTTCAAGCATGCCGCCCGGCATCTTACCAAGATTACCAAGGAAATTCAGGATAAAACGATGTCCATTCGCATGGTGCCTCTGGAAAGCTGCTTCCACAAAATGAACCGAGTGCTGCGCGACATGTCCAAGAAGCTGGACAAGGATATCCGGCTTCAGCTGATCGGCGAAGAAACCGAGGTCGATAAGAGCATCATTGACAAAATAACGGATCCTCTGATGCATCTCGTCCGCAATGCCGCGGATCATGGATTGGAGACGGGCCCTGAACGAGAAGCCGCGGGAAAAGCGCGGACCGGAACGCTCACGTTAGAAGCCCGGAACACGGGCAGTGAGGTTATGATTATCGTTCGGGACGACGGCCGGGGGATGGACCGGGGAAAGCTGCTAGCTCGCGCGCGCGAGAAAAATATGCTTTACAAGGAAGAGGCCGACATGTCTGATCGGGAGGTCTATCAGCTGATTTTCATGCCGGGTTTTTCGACCAAAGACAGTATCTCCGAATTTAGCGGCCGGGGGGTTGGCATGGACGTCGTGCTCCAAAATATTGACAGCATCGGTGGAACCGTATTCATCGACAGTGAGCCGGGACACGGCTCTGCCATTACCATTAAAATTCCGCTGACACTGGCCATCATTGACGGCATGAATGTGAAGGTAGGCTCCTCTCGCTTCACCCTTCCGATCTCTTCGATTAAGGAATCGTTCCGGCCACAAGGCAAGGATATCATCAGGGATCCGGATGGCTGTGAAATGATCATGGTCCGGGGGCAATGCTATGCCATCATTCGGCTGTATGAGCATTTCAAGCTCCATTCCGATGTCCAAACGGTGGAGGACGGCATTTTAACGATGGTAGAAGTGGACGGGCAGCAGGTATGTCTTTTTGCAGATGAGCTGCTTGCTCAGCAGCAGGTGGTGATCAAGGCTCTGCCGGTCTACATTAAGAAGCTTACGAATTTAAAAGGAATTGCGGGATGCACGCTCTTAAGCGATGGGAGCACCAGCTTGATTCTGGATATTCCGCATCTGATATCACATTAG
- a CDS encoding mechanosensitive ion channel family protein: MDFIQDWLINMGVEGAMVTYLANGIMIAVIALLSIIANYVTKRVVLNVLTYYIHNNRYQWDNYLLERKVFHKLSHVVPAIIIYYSSYLFPAYQHLIEKGVMLYIIVVVLMVLNAFLNAINDIYNTYEVSKARPIRGYVQVVKIFIYIIGAILLISNMIGESPVILLSGIGALSAVIMLVFKDSILGLVAGVQLTSNDMVRVGDWIEMPKYGADGDVLDISLNTVKVQNFDKTITTIPTYALISDSFKNWRGMQTSGGRRIKRSIYVDMSSVSISSPEMIEKFRSIHCLQDYIAQKELEIQQYNLEHQIDELNKVNGRALTNLGTFRVYIECYLRRHPKIHKGMTCMVRQLQAGENGLPLEIYAFTNDIDWGVFENVQADVFDHIIAVAPEFGLRVFQNPSGHDLKQMLTPEQSERPERGYS; the protein is encoded by the coding sequence ATGGATTTTATTCAAGACTGGCTGATCAATATGGGCGTTGAAGGCGCGATGGTTACCTATTTGGCTAATGGCATCATGATTGCGGTCATTGCCTTGCTGAGCATCATTGCGAACTATGTAACCAAGCGCGTTGTGCTGAATGTGTTAACCTACTACATTCACAACAACCGTTATCAATGGGACAATTATTTGCTGGAGCGAAAGGTATTTCACAAGCTGTCACATGTGGTGCCTGCCATTATCATATATTACTCGTCTTATTTGTTCCCGGCGTATCAGCATCTGATTGAAAAAGGAGTCATGCTCTACATCATTGTCGTTGTGCTGATGGTGCTGAATGCGTTCTTGAATGCCATCAATGACATCTATAACACATATGAGGTTTCCAAAGCCCGGCCGATCCGGGGATATGTGCAGGTTGTGAAGATTTTCATCTATATTATCGGGGCTATTCTGCTTATCTCCAACATGATCGGGGAGAGTCCGGTCATCCTGCTTAGCGGGATTGGCGCGCTGTCCGCGGTCATCATGCTCGTATTCAAGGATTCCATTCTGGGTCTGGTAGCAGGCGTGCAGCTAACCTCAAACGATATGGTCCGTGTGGGTGACTGGATTGAGATGCCGAAATATGGCGCGGACGGCGATGTGCTGGACATTTCCCTGAACACGGTGAAGGTACAGAATTTTGACAAGACGATCACGACCATTCCGACCTACGCGCTGATCTCGGATTCCTTCAAGAACTGGAGAGGGATGCAGACCTCCGGCGGACGGCGGATCAAGCGGTCCATCTATGTGGATATGAGCAGCGTGTCCATCAGCAGTCCGGAGATGATCGAGAAGTTCAGAAGCATTCACTGCCTTCAGGACTATATCGCGCAAAAAGAGCTTGAGATCCAGCAGTACAACCTGGAGCACCAGATTGACGAGCTGAACAAGGTCAACGGCAGAGCTCTGACCAATCTGGGCACATTCCGGGTGTATATCGAATGCTATCTAAGGCGCCATCCCAAGATTCACAAGGGTATGACCTGCATGGTCAGACAGCTTCAGGCCGGAGAGAACGGTCTGCCTCTGGAGATTTATGCGTTCACGAACGATATTGACTGGGGGGTATTCGAGAATGTGCAGGCTGACGTATTTGATCACATTATTGCAGTGGCACCGGAATTCGGGCTTCGTGTATTCCAGAATCCTTCCGGTCATGACCTGAAGCAGATGCTGACACCAGAACAGTCGGAACGGCCGGAACGCGGCTACTCGTAA
- a CDS encoding protein-glutamate methylesterase/protein-glutamine glutaminase, giving the protein MRKIRVLVVDDSLLFREVLSRGLMMDPGIEVVATAEDPFDARDKILELRPDVMTCDIEMPKMNGIDFIQRLLPQYALPVVVISTISHAVFDALNAGAVDFLAKPNVQTLQQMQLFIQELITKVKTAAKANLVQHRASPALSRAWPSPAAAAEDRLIAVGASTGGTEAIHDLLKSLPDDLPGMLIVQHIPPVFSRMFAERLNQFSGFTVCEASSGLYVQRGHVYIAPGDQHMKVKKIGDRYRIECFHGDKVNGHCPSVDVLFDSVAKEAGAHGIGIILTGMGYDGAKGLMSMRRKGARTLGQDEASCVVYGMPKAAYQLGAVEKQASLTHLPRVLCSMI; this is encoded by the coding sequence ATGAGAAAAATCCGGGTGCTCGTTGTCGATGACTCCCTGTTGTTTCGCGAGGTGCTTTCGCGGGGGCTGATGATGGATCCCGGCATTGAGGTGGTAGCCACCGCAGAAGATCCTTTTGATGCCAGGGACAAAATATTGGAGCTTCGGCCCGACGTCATGACCTGTGATATTGAAATGCCCAAAATGAACGGCATTGATTTCATCCAGCGTCTGCTGCCGCAATATGCCTTGCCGGTCGTTGTGATCAGCACGATCAGTCATGCCGTGTTTGATGCCTTGAATGCGGGAGCGGTCGATTTTCTGGCCAAGCCGAATGTGCAGACCTTGCAGCAGATGCAACTCTTTATTCAAGAGCTGATTACGAAGGTGAAGACGGCGGCAAAGGCAAATCTGGTACAGCACAGAGCTTCTCCTGCTCTATCCCGTGCATGGCCGTCACCCGCAGCAGCCGCGGAGGATCGGTTGATTGCGGTTGGTGCATCCACGGGAGGTACGGAAGCCATCCACGATCTGTTAAAAAGCCTGCCCGACGATCTGCCGGGCATGCTGATTGTACAGCATATTCCGCCGGTGTTCTCTCGCATGTTTGCAGAACGGTTGAACCAGTTCTCCGGTTTTACGGTGTGTGAGGCGAGCAGTGGACTATATGTGCAGCGCGGTCATGTGTATATTGCTCCCGGCGATCAGCATATGAAGGTGAAAAAGATAGGCGACCGGTACAGAATTGAGTGCTTTCATGGTGACAAAGTGAATGGTCACTGTCCGTCGGTAGATGTGCTGTTTGATTCTGTCGCCAAGGAGGCAGGGGCCCATGGCATCGGGATTATTCTGACCGGGATGGGATACGACGGGGCAAAAGGGCTCATGTCCATGCGCCGCAAAGGAGCCCGCACGCTCGGACAGGACGAGGCTTCTTGCGTCGTCTACGGCATGCCCAAGGCCGCCTACCAGCTTGGCGCGGTGGAGAAGCAGGCTTCTCTCACGCACCTGCCCAGAGTGCTGTGCAGCATGATCTAG
- a CDS encoding methyl-accepting chemotaxis protein, translating into MKWFMDLKIGRKLILSFVFVALLAGVVGTVGVLNMNNIDKDYNQLYADYGVAVGDIGSAGISFHQMRASIRDVMLTENSADKQQYVEDARSKLPLINAALMRFEESLVNESTRQIFNELQQTLQQYETVFENAMALDRDGQTQQAYELIQTEANALAGVASGYIAQLYDNKITDGYALSEQLTDQTNTTIVTMIVIVAVSVLSAIVLGLLISRWISGPIRNMVHVAESIADGDLNVAIEVNSKDEVGVLAAAFQRMTDNLNNVMNNIQTASEQVASGARQVSEASITLSDGATEQASSVEELTASLQEVSAQTQQNAGGSDRANLLAVETKANAARGSSQMKDMLEAMEDINQASASISKIIKVIDEIAFQTNILALNAAVEAARAGQHGKGFAVVAEEVRNLAARSANAAKETTEMIEGSMKKVEAGTKIANETASALQQIVDDISQVAELIDQIAVSSNEQAAGINQINQGLIQVSQVVQGNSATSEESAAASEELSSQAELLNEQLSKFKLRKIHGSVSYRSQPMSPDLIRMIEKLSYTADRPAAEPVVAFKEYKEKPLKISLSDEEFGKY; encoded by the coding sequence ATGAAATGGTTCATGGATTTGAAAATTGGTAGAAAGCTCATTCTTTCGTTCGTATTTGTCGCGCTTTTGGCAGGAGTGGTGGGCACAGTTGGCGTCCTGAATATGAACAATATCGACAAGGATTACAATCAGCTATATGCAGATTACGGAGTCGCTGTAGGTGATATTGGCTCAGCAGGAATATCTTTTCATCAGATGAGAGCTTCCATACGGGATGTGATGCTGACTGAAAATTCAGCAGACAAGCAGCAGTACGTGGAAGATGCACGGAGTAAGCTCCCGCTAATTAACGCTGCATTAATGAGGTTTGAGGAGTCTCTGGTAAATGAGTCCACCCGCCAAATCTTCAATGAGCTGCAGCAAACGCTTCAGCAGTATGAAACGGTGTTTGAAAATGCGATGGCTCTGGATCGCGATGGACAAACCCAGCAGGCCTACGAGCTGATTCAGACCGAGGCGAATGCGCTAGCTGGCGTCGCGTCCGGGTACATAGCCCAGCTGTATGATAACAAAATTACCGACGGCTATGCATTGTCAGAGCAGCTGACCGACCAGACAAATACGACCATTGTAACGATGATTGTCATTGTGGCAGTTTCTGTCCTTTCGGCGATCGTGCTGGGTTTATTGATTTCCCGGTGGATCAGCGGACCGATCCGTAACATGGTTCATGTGGCAGAAAGTATTGCTGATGGAGATTTGAATGTTGCTATTGAAGTGAATTCCAAGGATGAAGTGGGCGTGCTTGCCGCAGCCTTCCAGCGCATGACCGATAATTTGAACAACGTCATGAACAATATTCAGACCGCTTCCGAGCAGGTTGCTTCCGGTGCAAGACAAGTGTCCGAGGCCAGTATTACGCTATCCGACGGTGCTACCGAGCAGGCAAGCTCGGTGGAGGAATTAACGGCATCTCTACAAGAGGTATCAGCGCAAACACAGCAAAATGCGGGGGGTTCTGACCGTGCCAATCTTTTGGCAGTAGAGACCAAAGCCAATGCAGCCAGAGGCAGCAGCCAAATGAAGGATATGCTGGAGGCGATGGAGGATATCAATCAGGCCTCGGCCAGCATCTCCAAGATCATTAAGGTGATTGATGAAATTGCGTTTCAGACGAATATTTTGGCACTGAATGCGGCTGTGGAAGCTGCCCGTGCCGGTCAGCACGGCAAGGGGTTTGCGGTGGTAGCAGAAGAAGTACGGAATTTGGCAGCACGATCGGCGAATGCAGCGAAAGAGACGACAGAGATGATTGAAGGCTCCATGAAAAAAGTAGAAGCAGGCACCAAGATTGCCAACGAAACGGCCTCGGCCCTGCAGCAGATTGTCGACGATATTTCACAGGTTGCGGAGCTGATTGACCAGATTGCGGTGTCGTCCAATGAACAGGCAGCTGGGATTAACCAGATCAATCAAGGCTTGATTCAGGTCTCCCAGGTGGTACAAGGAAATTCGGCGACCTCGGAAGAAAGCGCAGCAGCGAGTGAGGAGCTGTCGAGCCAGGCAGAGCTTTTGAATGAGCAGCTGAGTAAGTTCAAGCTTCGTAAAATCCATGGGTCAGTCAGCTACCGGTCTCAGCCTATGTCCCCTGATCTGATTCGCATGATCGAGAAGCTGAGCTATACTGCGGACAGACCGGCTGCGGAGCCTGTGGTGGCCTTTAAGGAATATAAGGAAAAGCCGCTGAAAATCTCCCTTAGTGACGAGGAGTTTGGAAAATATTAG
- a CDS encoding chemotaxis protein CheW, which translates to MGQASNLALQDDGGQVEDTLTGKFLTFLVDQEYYGIPIQYVKEIVGLHTITEVPEMPVYIKGIINLRGRIIPIMDIRLRFKKPYRAYNDRTCIIVVDIDELCVGLIVDSVSEVLWIASEDIVPPPGLGIGGARYVMGVGRSDGGAKLLLDCNRLLNDHELEQLDNLNTPREEL; encoded by the coding sequence ATGGGGCAGGCGTCCAATTTGGCATTACAGGACGATGGGGGACAGGTTGAGGATACGCTGACAGGGAAGTTTCTAACGTTTTTGGTGGATCAGGAGTACTACGGCATTCCGATTCAATATGTAAAAGAAATTGTGGGGCTGCACACCATCACGGAGGTCCCGGAAATGCCGGTGTACATCAAGGGCATTATTAATTTAAGAGGCAGAATTATTCCCATAATGGATATCCGCCTTCGATTTAAAAAGCCATACCGGGCATACAATGACCGGACTTGCATTATCGTTGTGGACATTGATGAGCTGTGTGTCGGTCTGATCGTGGATAGTGTGTCTGAGGTATTGTGGATTGCTAGTGAAGACATTGTTCCTCCTCCAGGTCTTGGCATCGGCGGCGCGAGATATGTGATGGGAGTCGGAAGGTCCGATGGCGGCGCGAAGCTGCTGCTCGACTGTAACCGGCTGCTTAATGATCATGAGCTGGAACAGCTCGATAACCTAAACACCCCCAGGGAGGAACTGTAA
- a CDS encoding potassium/proton antiporter translates to MEFTVDRSVLLFSALLVIGVFTTKFSSRLGVPSLVFFIAVGMILSRFIYYDSAFLTQLFGVLALIVILFEGGLQTKWSSTRKVIIPSVTLATVGVFITTAIIGVLAKYILGVSWLEGLLFGAIVGSTDAAAVFAVLGNKNIKPRLTSTLEAESGTNDPMAIFLTVALIELIMQPDTSVWSMVLGLFWQMGLGLAAGLLFGKASVWIINKINLDSSGLYPVLSMALAILTYSVTALLQGSGLLAVYVMAVLVGNSDLTYRHSIFRFNEGFAWMMQILMFILLGLLVFPNQLIHIVWQGLALSLLLMFVARPIGVFISLRFLNFNLKEITFISWAGLRGAVPIVLATYPMMAGLEGSQLLFNVVFFVVLTSALIQGATITPLANKLGLSGGKKVSVPHSLELVSMGQTNSEIIEIVVEPGSRVAGKELRESQIPHVALINAIVREGKIITPRGQTLLLEDDILYILLPKTRREEIKAFFRTVPVPEAAAEKKRK, encoded by the coding sequence TTGGAGTTCACAGTCGATCGTTCCGTTTTATTATTTTCAGCCTTGTTAGTGATCGGAGTCTTTACCACGAAATTCTCTTCCCGGTTAGGAGTCCCTTCCCTTGTATTCTTTATTGCGGTCGGGATGATCCTCAGCCGGTTTATTTATTATGATAGTGCCTTTCTGACTCAACTGTTCGGGGTGCTTGCTCTGATTGTGATCCTGTTTGAGGGCGGCTTGCAGACCAAATGGTCCAGCACTAGAAAAGTTATTATCCCATCCGTCACGCTAGCCACCGTTGGCGTGTTTATTACGACTGCAATTATCGGGGTGCTGGCCAAATATATTCTGGGCGTCAGCTGGCTGGAAGGCCTGCTGTTCGGAGCCATCGTCGGCTCCACGGACGCCGCAGCCGTATTTGCTGTCCTGGGCAACAAGAATATCAAGCCCCGGTTGACCTCTACGCTGGAAGCTGAGTCGGGGACAAATGACCCGATGGCGATCTTTTTGACCGTTGCCCTGATCGAGCTCATCATGCAGCCGGATACCAGTGTATGGTCGATGGTGCTGGGGCTGTTCTGGCAAATGGGACTGGGCCTCGCCGCCGGACTGCTGTTCGGTAAAGCCTCGGTCTGGATTATTAACAAAATCAATCTGGATTCGTCTGGGCTCTACCCCGTGCTCTCGATGGCCCTGGCGATTCTTACGTATAGTGTCACAGCTTTGCTGCAGGGCAGCGGGCTGCTCGCCGTTTACGTCATGGCCGTGCTGGTCGGCAATTCGGATCTGACGTATCGGCACTCCATCTTCCGCTTTAATGAAGGCTTTGCGTGGATGATGCAGATTCTGATGTTTATTTTGCTGGGATTGCTCGTGTTCCCGAATCAGCTGATTCATATTGTATGGCAAGGACTTGCCTTGTCTCTCCTGCTGATGTTCGTTGCGCGTCCTATTGGCGTGTTTATCAGCCTGAGGTTTCTGAACTTCAACCTGAAGGAGATTACGTTTATTTCCTGGGCGGGGCTGCGCGGGGCCGTACCGATCGTACTGGCCACTTATCCGATGATGGCCGGACTGGAAGGAAGCCAGCTGCTATTTAATGTTGTGTTCTTCGTCGTGCTGACGTCCGCACTCATTCAAGGGGCGACTATTACACCATTAGCTAACAAGCTAGGCCTTTCCGGCGGCAAAAAAGTATCCGTGCCCCACAGTCTGGAGCTCGTATCCATGGGCCAGACCAATTCGGAAATTATCGAAATTGTCGTGGAGCCCGGCTCCCGGGTCGCCGGCAAGGAGCTTCGGGAATCCCAGATCCCCCACGTCGCGCTGATCAACGCAATCGTGAGGGAGGGCAAGATTATTACGCCAAGAGGGCAGACCCTGCTCCTCGAAGACGACATTCTGTACATCCTCCTGCCGAAGACACGGCGGGAGGAAATCAAGGCCTTCTTCCGCACCGTGCCGGTGCCGGAGGCTGCGGCTGAGAAGAAGCGGAAGTAA